GGAAAACCCATCGTCTCGGACGGGCCACCATCTCAGCTCGATTCGACCGCCGTTTCGCGACGGGATCGCCGTCGCTACTGCCCGCTGGCGATCGACCGGAGCGCGTTCTCGATCGTCGCCAGGCGTTCGTTCTGGCCCGTAATTCCGTGGCGCTCGGCGACGTACTGCGGATCGTTGTACGCCACCCTGACCGCCCCGCCCTCGTCCTCGTAGATCAGTAGCTTCTGTGGAAGGTCGATCCCGGTGGTCCGGCTGGCCCGCATCAGCGGCGTTCCGAGCTGCGGGTTGCCGAAGATCAGCAGCGTCGTCGGTCGGAGATCCATTCCCACCGAGTCGGCGTTCGCGGCGTGATCGACGGTCGTCACGAGCGAGATCGCCTCGTTCGATTCGAGCGTGCTCTCGATGCGCGAGACGGTCGCTGCCACGCTCTCGCCACCGGAGACGGTCGCAAGACCGTTGCCGTCACCGAGAAGCGCACTGGGGTCGGCTCCGGAGCGGTCGACGTTCCCGCCGGCGATTGCCGCGAGGGCGTTCCCGATGGTCGAGAGGCGCTCGTCCTGATCGGTGATGTCGTGTCGTGCCGCGAGATACCCCGGACTGTTGTAGACCACGTTCGTTCGGCCGTCTTCGTCCTCGTAGACCAGCATCTTCTGCGGTAGGTCGATGCCGGCTGTTTGGCTCGCCTGCATCAGCGGCGTGCCGACGTTCGGGTTGCCGAAGATCAGCAGCGTCGTGGGCGGGAGCTCCATCCCGACCGAGGCGGCGTTCGCGGCGTGGTCGACGGTCGTCACGAGGGTCAGC
This sequence is a window from Halococcus agarilyticus. Protein-coding genes within it:
- a CDS encoding DUF302 domain-containing protein; translation: MTAESDASVPATVERIEGRIEEKGLTLVTTVDHAANAASVGMELPPTTLLIFGNPNVGTPLMQASQTAGIDLPQKMLVYEDEDGRTNVVYNSPGYLAARHDITDQDERLSTIGNALAAIAGGNVDRSGADPSALLGDGNGLATVSGGESVAATVSRIESTLESNEAISLVTTVDHAANADSVGMDLRPTTLLIFGNPQLGTPLMRASRTTGIDLPQKLLIYEDEGGAVRVAYNDPQYVAERHGITGQNERLATIENALRSIASGQ